In Alligator mississippiensis isolate rAllMis1 chromosome 10, rAllMis1, whole genome shotgun sequence, one DNA window encodes the following:
- the DDT gene encoding D-dopachrome decarboxylase, translating into MPFLDLETSLPAAQLAPDLGQKLCAAAASILGKPADRVNVTVKSGLPMVIGGSAAPCAQLLISSIGVVGSAEQNRGHSAKFFEVLTKELGLGPDRILIRFYPLEPWQIGKNGTVMTFL; encoded by the exons ATGCCTTTCCTGGACCTGGAGACCAGCCTCCCGGCCGCGCAGCTGGCCCCGGACCTGGGGCAGAAGCTGTGCGCCGCCGCGGCCTCCATCCTGGGCAAGCCCGCGGAT AGGGTCAACGTCACAGTGAAGAGCGGCTTGCCCATGGTGATCGGGGGCTCTGCCGCACCCTGCGCCCAGCTGCTGATCTCCTCCATCGGGGTGGTGGGCTCCGCTGAGCAGAACCGAGGGCACAGCGCCAAGTTCTTCGAGGTCCTCACCAAGGAGCTGGGGCTCGGCCCCGACAG GATTCTTATCCGTTTTTATCCACTGGAACCATGGCAGATCGGCAAGAATGGAACTGTGATGACTTTCTTGTGA